A window of the Streptomyces albireticuli genome harbors these coding sequences:
- a CDS encoding VOC family protein, with protein MPFAPCISVKDTTASITFYKQLGFDVDSSTARPGDDIHMLVHQGEFCAMLYSNADLKNWLPVLADTPVGFAGMFYLGVDDLDGFRELVSRHAEIVKDVTTDGTGQRMFYFRDIDGYVIGVNDKAAFQSSELGEMYA; from the coding sequence ATGCCCTTCGCCCCCTGCATCAGCGTCAAGGACACCACCGCCAGCATCACCTTCTACAAGCAGCTCGGCTTCGACGTGGACTCCAGCACCGCCCGCCCCGGTGACGACATCCACATGCTCGTCCACCAGGGCGAGTTCTGCGCGATGCTCTACAGCAACGCCGATCTCAAGAACTGGCTGCCCGTCCTCGCCGACACCCCCGTCGGCTTCGCCGGCATGTTCTACCTCGGCGTGGATGACCTGGACGGCTTCCGCGAACTCGTCAGCCGGCACGCCGAGATCGTCAAGGACGTCACGACCGACGGGACGGGACAGCGGATGTTCTACTTCCGCGACATCGACGGGTATGTCATCGGCGTGAACGACAAGGCCGCGTTCCAGTCGAGCGAGCTCGGCGAGATGTACGCGTGA
- a CDS encoding RNA polymerase sigma-70 factor: MGEDAFTEHRPLLFTIAYEMLGSASDAEDVLQESYLRWSAVDPAEVEHPRAYLVRVVTRQALNHLRAVKARREEYVGTWLPEPIRTAPGVGEDAVLAESVSMAMMLVLETLNPTERAVFVLHDVFGYTHGEIAASVGKAEPTVRQIAHRARRHVHARRRRFEPDSAAGREVVRRFLRAAATGEVQALMDLLAPDVVVFADGGGKVSTVRRPVSGRDDVARFVLGVTRAGTSTDRFEHLTCNGMPAVRFPADGGPGWLLAFEIDDGRVTGLYGMRNPDKLHRADAVRPLDRGGSPPWKP, translated from the coding sequence ATGGGCGAGGACGCGTTCACCGAGCACCGTCCGCTGCTGTTCACCATCGCCTACGAGATGCTGGGCAGCGCTTCCGACGCCGAGGACGTGCTCCAGGAGAGCTATCTGCGGTGGAGCGCGGTCGATCCGGCCGAGGTCGAGCACCCGCGCGCCTATCTGGTCCGGGTGGTGACCCGGCAGGCCCTCAACCACCTGCGCGCGGTCAAGGCCCGGCGCGAGGAGTACGTCGGTACGTGGCTGCCCGAGCCGATCCGCACCGCGCCCGGGGTCGGCGAGGACGCCGTCCTGGCGGAGTCGGTGTCGATGGCGATGATGCTCGTCCTGGAGACGCTGAACCCGACCGAGCGCGCGGTGTTCGTGCTGCATGACGTGTTCGGCTACACCCACGGCGAGATCGCCGCCTCGGTCGGCAAGGCCGAGCCCACCGTCCGGCAGATCGCCCACCGGGCGCGGCGGCACGTCCACGCGCGGCGCCGCCGCTTCGAGCCCGATTCGGCCGCCGGCCGGGAGGTCGTCCGGCGGTTCCTGCGCGCGGCGGCGACCGGCGAGGTCCAGGCGCTGATGGACCTGCTGGCGCCCGACGTCGTGGTGTTCGCCGACGGCGGCGGGAAGGTCTCCACCGTCCGCCGCCCCGTCAGCGGCCGCGACGACGTGGCCCGGTTCGTCCTCGGCGTGACCCGCGCCGGCACCTCGACGGACCGGTTCGAGCACCTCACCTGCAACGGCATGCCCGCGGTCCGGTTCCCCGCCGACGGGGGACCCGGCTGGCTGCTCGCGTTCGAGATCGACGACGGACGCGTCACCGGCCTCTACGGCATGCGCAACCCGGACAAGCTGCACCGCGCCGACGCGGTGCGCCCACTCGACAGAGGAGGAAGCCCGCCGTGGAAACCATGA
- a CDS encoding MerR family transcriptional regulator, producing MAWSIADVARMSGVTSRTLRHYDEIGLLPPAWIGSNGHRYYEEADLLRLQQILLMRELDLGLREIQAVLDSQVDRVAVLREHHRRLLTERDRLETLARTVGRTIAELEEGEDDDAMTKINRPENLFEGFESAATDDAEVRERWPEAWEESRRAVDAMTAEDMERWQREVTAQMIRFAEYMAAGTPVTDPEVQAEVDVHYQGVCRFWTPNAVAYKGLGQTYVDDPRMRANYDKIAEGLAGYLRDAMVVYAEGRLG from the coding sequence ATGGCCTGGTCGATCGCGGACGTGGCCCGGATGTCCGGGGTGACGTCCCGGACGCTGCGGCACTACGACGAGATCGGCCTGCTGCCGCCGGCGTGGATCGGGAGCAACGGGCACCGCTACTACGAGGAGGCTGATCTGCTGCGGTTGCAGCAGATCCTGCTGATGCGGGAGCTGGACCTGGGACTGCGCGAGATCCAGGCGGTCCTGGACAGTCAGGTCGACCGGGTGGCCGTGCTCCGCGAGCACCACCGGCGGCTGCTGACGGAGCGGGACCGGCTGGAGACGCTGGCCCGCACGGTCGGCCGCACCATCGCCGAACTGGAGGAAGGCGAGGACGACGACGCCATGACGAAGATCAACAGGCCGGAGAACCTCTTCGAGGGGTTCGAGTCAGCCGCCACCGACGACGCGGAGGTGCGCGAGCGGTGGCCGGAGGCGTGGGAGGAGTCCCGGCGGGCCGTCGACGCGATGACCGCCGAGGACATGGAGCGGTGGCAGCGGGAGGTGACGGCCCAGATGATCCGCTTCGCGGAGTACATGGCGGCCGGCACGCCGGTCACCGACCCGGAGGTACAGGCCGAGGTGGACGTCCACTACCAGGGCGTCTGCCGGTTCTGGACCCCGAACGCGGTCGCGTACAAGGGGCTGGGACAGACGTACGTCGACGATCCCCGGATGCGGGCGAACTACGACAAGATCGCGGAGGGGCTGGCGGGGTATCTGCGGGACGCGATGGTGGTTTACGCGGAGGGGCGGCTGGGTTGA
- a CDS encoding SRPBCC family protein, with protein METMTVERVVHAPIDEVFDWLTTTTNYTRSPMVLRCRLTRRGETAPYGVGAVRVHLWTIGWFRERITGYEPPYSTEYVVERSLPPARHELGRMTFSEVDGGTRVVWTTRAEIPVPLLGPFLTRRVAKPIITGTFRNILDAADSALSRHPGRKRA; from the coding sequence GTGGAAACCATGACCGTGGAACGAGTCGTCCACGCCCCGATCGACGAGGTCTTCGACTGGCTCACCACGACCACCAACTACACGCGCTCGCCCATGGTGCTGCGCTGCCGCCTGACCCGGCGCGGCGAGACCGCGCCCTACGGTGTCGGCGCGGTGCGCGTCCACCTCTGGACGATCGGCTGGTTCCGGGAGCGCATCACCGGTTACGAGCCGCCGTACTCCACCGAGTACGTCGTCGAGCGCAGCCTGCCGCCGGCCCGGCACGAGCTCGGCCGTATGACGTTCTCCGAGGTCGACGGCGGCACCCGGGTCGTGTGGACCACCCGCGCCGAGATACCCGTCCCGCTGCTCGGCCCGTTCCTCACCCGGCGCGTCGCGAAGCCGATCATCACCGGCACCTTCCGTAACATCCTCGACGCCGCCGACAGCGCGCTGTCCCGGCACCCGGGCCGGAAGCGGGCCTGA
- the pstS gene encoding phosphate ABC transporter substrate-binding protein PstS: protein MKLQRKNRLRAVAFGAIAVSGALVLTACGSDDNSGGGSTGGGSTKAAGNIKCEGKGQLLASGSSAQKNAMDLWVKNFMAACKDIQINYKPTGSGAGIQEFLQGKTAFAGSDSALKPEEVTKSKEVVKGGQGINLPLVGGPIAVGYKVPGVKDLVLDADTLAKIFDNKIDKWNDPAIAKLNKDAKLPDLKIQAFHRSDESGTTDNFTKYLKAAADKSWPYEPAKAWKPKGGQSADGSAGVSSQVKQTDGAISYFELSYATANKIDTVKLNTGASAPVEATSDNASKAIAEAKITGTGKDLALKLNYATKAEGAYPITLVTYEVVGDKGNKAETLPATKSFLTYIASEDGQSVLKDLGYAPLPAEIATKVREAVASLA, encoded by the coding sequence GTGAAGCTTCAGCGCAAGAACCGGCTCCGCGCCGTCGCCTTCGGCGCCATCGCCGTCTCCGGCGCCCTGGTCCTCACGGCGTGCGGCTCGGACGACAACAGCGGCGGCGGCTCCACCGGCGGTGGCTCCACCAAGGCCGCCGGCAACATCAAGTGCGAGGGCAAGGGCCAGCTGCTGGCCTCGGGCTCGTCCGCGCAGAAGAACGCCATGGACCTGTGGGTCAAGAACTTCATGGCGGCCTGCAAGGACATCCAGATCAACTACAAGCCCACCGGTTCGGGCGCGGGCATCCAGGAGTTCCTCCAGGGCAAGACCGCCTTCGCCGGCTCCGACTCCGCGCTCAAGCCGGAGGAGGTCACCAAGTCCAAGGAGGTCGTCAAGGGCGGTCAGGGCATCAACCTGCCCCTGGTCGGCGGCCCCATCGCCGTGGGTTACAAGGTCCCCGGCGTGAAGGACCTGGTCCTGGACGCGGACACGCTCGCCAAGATCTTCGACAACAAGATCGACAAGTGGAACGACCCGGCGATCGCCAAGCTCAACAAGGACGCCAAGCTCCCCGACCTCAAGATCCAGGCGTTCCACCGCTCGGACGAGTCGGGCACCACGGACAACTTCACCAAGTACCTCAAGGCCGCCGCCGACAAGTCCTGGCCGTACGAGCCCGCCAAGGCCTGGAAGCCCAAGGGCGGCCAGTCCGCCGACGGCTCGGCCGGTGTGTCCTCGCAGGTCAAGCAGACCGACGGCGCCATCTCCTACTTCGAGCTCTCCTACGCCACCGCCAACAAGATCGACACGGTCAAGCTGAACACCGGCGCCAGCGCCCCGGTCGAGGCCACCTCGGACAACGCCTCCAAGGCGATCGCCGAGGCCAAGATCACCGGCACCGGCAAGGACCTCGCGCTCAAGCTCAACTACGCCACCAAGGCCGAGGGCGCCTACCCGATCACCCTGGTGACGTACGAGGTCGTCGGCGACAAGGGCAACAAGGCCGAGACCCTGCCCGCCACCAAGTCCTTCCTGACCTACATCGCGAGCGAGGACGGCCAGTCCGTCCTCAAGGACCTCGGCTACGCCCCGCTGCCCGCCGAGATCGCGACGAAGGTCCGCGAGGCCGTCGCGAGCCTCGCCTGA
- a CDS encoding helix-turn-helix domain-containing protein, with the protein MASLNVGNLGEYLREQRRNAQLTLRQLADAAGVSNPYLSQIERGLRKPSAEILQQIAKALRISAETLYVQAGILDERDRDEAEVRSVILADPSINEQQKQALLQIYESFRKENGLATDDDSNPPS; encoded by the coding sequence ATGGCATCACTCAACGTCGGCAATCTCGGTGAGTACCTGCGGGAGCAGCGGCGCAACGCCCAGCTCACCCTGCGGCAGCTCGCCGACGCCGCCGGAGTGTCCAACCCGTATCTCAGCCAGATCGAGCGCGGCCTGCGCAAGCCGAGCGCCGAGATCCTCCAGCAGATCGCCAAGGCGCTGCGGATCTCCGCCGAGACCTTGTACGTGCAGGCCGGGATCCTCGACGAGCGGGACCGGGACGAGGCGGAGGTCCGCAGCGTGATCCTCGCCGACCCCTCGATCAATGAGCAGCAGAAGCAGGCGCTGCTCCAGATCTACGAGTCCTTCCGCAAGGAGAACGGGCTCGCGACGGACGACGACAGCAACCCTCCGAGCTGA
- a CDS encoding O-acetyl-ADP-ribose deacetylase has translation MTYITLVRGDITEQAVDAVVNAANSSLLGGGGVDGAVHRRGGPEILAACRDLRAGHYGRGLAAGRAVATTAGRLPARWVIHTVGPVFSPDEDRSATLASCYRESLRVADELGARTVAFPAISTGVYRWPMADAARIAVRAVTEAAEETGSGVTEARFVLFDAAAFEAFEAALAG, from the coding sequence ATGACATACATCACGCTCGTCCGGGGCGACATCACAGAGCAGGCCGTCGACGCCGTCGTGAACGCGGCGAACAGCTCCCTGCTGGGCGGGGGCGGCGTGGACGGGGCCGTCCACCGGCGCGGCGGGCCCGAGATCCTGGCCGCCTGCCGTGACCTGCGGGCGGGCCACTACGGGCGCGGTCTGGCGGCCGGCCGGGCCGTCGCCACGACCGCGGGCCGGCTGCCCGCCCGCTGGGTGATCCACACGGTGGGCCCGGTCTTCTCGCCCGACGAGGACCGCTCCGCGACCCTCGCGTCCTGCTACCGGGAGTCGCTGCGGGTGGCGGACGAGCTGGGCGCCCGTACGGTCGCGTTCCCGGCGATCTCCACAGGTGTCTACCGCTGGCCGATGGCGGACGCGGCGCGGATCGCGGTCCGGGCGGTCACGGAGGCGGCGGAGGAGACGGGCTCGGGCGTCACGGAGGCGCGCTTCGTCCTCTTCGACGCGGCGGCCTTCGAAGCCTTCGAGGCGGCGCTGGCGGGCTGA
- the pstA gene encoding phosphate ABC transporter permease PstA, producing the protein MNEPLVADDVPGASRPLRQPRLPRWTPAALAAASVAVGVGIGLGAGLHSRIQWGLIAVLLFVAGMYALATRVEGRRQAKDRLATSLVWVCFVLAVIPLVSLGWETVSRGSKVLDGNFLTHSMAGVLTIQPGGGVYHAIIGTLEQVGIATAIAAPIGLLTAVYLVEYGRGRLAKAVTFFVDVMTGIPSIVAGLFILSFWILMLDFGYSGFAGSMALAILMMPVVVRSTEEMLKLVPNELREASLALGVPKWRTILKVVLPTAIGGIATGVMLAVARIAGESAPIVLLVFGSQLINNNPFDGAQSSLPYYIYEQWAAGNDASYDRAWAAALVLIAFVMILNLVARGIARWKAPKTHR; encoded by the coding sequence ATGAACGAGCCGCTGGTCGCCGACGACGTCCCGGGCGCCTCCCGGCCCCTGCGCCAGCCGCGCCTCCCCCGCTGGACCCCGGCCGCCCTCGCCGCCGCCTCGGTGGCCGTGGGCGTGGGCATCGGCCTGGGCGCCGGGCTGCACAGCCGCATCCAGTGGGGCCTGATCGCCGTCCTCCTCTTCGTCGCCGGGATGTACGCCCTCGCGACCCGCGTCGAGGGCCGCCGGCAGGCCAAGGACCGGCTGGCCACCAGCCTGGTCTGGGTCTGCTTCGTCCTCGCCGTGATCCCGCTGGTCTCCCTCGGTTGGGAGACGGTCTCGCGCGGCAGCAAGGTGCTCGACGGCAACTTCCTCACGCACTCCATGGCCGGCGTGCTGACCATCCAGCCCGGCGGCGGCGTCTACCACGCGATCATCGGCACCCTGGAGCAGGTCGGCATCGCCACCGCCATCGCGGCCCCGATCGGCCTGCTGACCGCCGTCTACCTGGTGGAGTACGGCCGCGGCCGGCTCGCCAAGGCGGTCACCTTCTTCGTCGACGTCATGACGGGCATCCCGTCGATCGTCGCCGGTCTGTTCATCCTCAGCTTCTGGATCCTGATGCTGGACTTCGGCTACTCCGGCTTCGCCGGGTCGATGGCCCTGGCGATCCTGATGATGCCCGTCGTCGTCCGCTCCACCGAGGAGATGCTCAAGCTCGTACCGAACGAGCTGCGCGAGGCCTCGCTGGCCCTCGGCGTGCCCAAGTGGCGCACGATCCTCAAGGTCGTCCTGCCCACCGCCATCGGCGGCATCGCCACCGGTGTGATGCTCGCGGTCGCCCGCATCGCCGGTGAGTCCGCCCCGATCGTGCTGCTGGTCTTCGGCTCCCAGCTGATCAACAACAACCCCTTCGACGGAGCCCAGTCCTCGCTGCCGTACTACATCTACGAGCAGTGGGCGGCCGGCAACGACGCCAGCTACGACCGCGCCTGGGCGGCGGCCCTCGTCCTCATCGCCTTCGTGATGAT
- a CDS encoding C40 family peptidase, giving the protein MRRYGRGTGGYAIALTALVWAVAVPGVAFADAKPPTRSLEDVHKEVEGLYRQAEAATDAYNAADEATRRQEKSIVEIAKNAAAAQERMNRLRNQAGSLARAQYRDGSMPPQVRLFLSASPQTFLEGLALTHKGEAATRGLIAEAAATQKDLDGYAKAASKRWRTLDDERKRKESAKREIESKLSAARALESRLEEKEKERLRQLEEERARQQQKQWLSSDAVKGVTLKDAGSATGDGKRAVAFATAQIGKNYVWGAEGPDTFDCSGLTLKAWAAAGRPIPRTSQEQWRQLPKVDVKDMRPGDLIIYFADASHVGMYVGDGTMVHAPRPGRQVTMAGAGTMPVLGVVRPG; this is encoded by the coding sequence GTGAGGCGGTACGGCAGGGGTACGGGCGGGTACGCGATAGCGCTGACGGCGCTGGTCTGGGCGGTCGCCGTGCCCGGTGTGGCCTTCGCGGACGCGAAGCCGCCGACGCGGAGCCTGGAGGACGTGCACAAGGAGGTGGAGGGCCTCTACCGGCAGGCGGAGGCGGCCACCGACGCGTACAACGCGGCGGACGAGGCGACCCGCCGCCAGGAGAAGTCGATCGTGGAGATCGCGAAGAACGCGGCCGCCGCGCAGGAGCGGATGAACCGGCTCCGTAACCAGGCCGGCTCGCTGGCCCGCGCCCAGTACCGCGACGGCTCCATGCCGCCCCAGGTGCGGCTCTTCCTCTCGGCCTCCCCGCAGACCTTCCTGGAGGGCCTCGCGCTCACCCATAAAGGGGAGGCCGCCACGCGCGGTCTGATCGCCGAGGCCGCCGCCACCCAGAAGGACCTCGACGGCTACGCGAAGGCCGCGAGCAAGCGCTGGCGCACCCTCGACGACGAGCGCAAGCGCAAGGAGAGCGCCAAGCGGGAGATCGAGTCCAAGCTGTCGGCCGCCAGGGCGCTGGAGTCGCGGCTGGAGGAGAAGGAGAAGGAGCGGCTGCGGCAGCTGGAGGAGGAGCGGGCCCGGCAGCAGCAGAAGCAGTGGCTCTCCTCCGACGCCGTGAAGGGCGTCACCCTCAAGGACGCCGGCTCGGCGACGGGCGACGGCAAGCGGGCCGTCGCCTTCGCGACCGCCCAGATCGGCAAGAACTACGTGTGGGGCGCCGAAGGCCCCGACACCTTCGACTGCTCGGGCCTGACCCTGAAGGCCTGGGCAGCCGCCGGCCGGCCCATACCGCGCACCTCGCAGGAGCAGTGGCGCCAGCTGCCCAAGGTGGACGTCAAGGACATGCGCCCCGGCGATCTGATCATCTACTTCGCGGACGCGAGCCATGTGGGGATGTACGTGGGCGACGGCACGATGGTGCACGCGCCGCGGCCCGGCCGGCAGGTGACGATGGCGGGGGCGGGGACGATGCCGGTGCTCGGGGTGGTGCGGCCGGGGTAG
- the pstC gene encoding phosphate ABC transporter permease subunit PstC, which yields MEISSATADSPPPPAGGPATAARTKSATRPGDRIFLAFSRGSGILLLVIMAAIAVFLTVRATSALSKNEGNFFTTFEWTANGTPPVFGIAVLAFGTVVSSVIAMLIAVPVAIGIALFISHYAPRRLATPLSYVIDLLAAVPSIVYGLWGALFLVPHLGGLYSWLDDYLGWTGIFAYHDGAARSLFTIGILLAIMILPIVTSVSREVFLQTPKMNEEAALALGATRWEVIRMAVLPFGRSGVISASMLGLGRALGETMAVATVLSPSFEIGKSLLDPGGGTFAQNIASSFKESGEIGKDALIASGLVLFVLTLLVNGAARLIIARRKEYTA from the coding sequence ATGGAAATATCCTCAGCCACCGCAGACTCACCACCGCCACCGGCCGGCGGGCCCGCCACCGCGGCCCGGACGAAGTCGGCCACCCGACCGGGTGACCGCATCTTCCTCGCCTTCTCCCGGGGCTCCGGCATCCTGCTCCTGGTGATCATGGCCGCGATCGCGGTCTTCCTCACCGTCCGGGCCACCAGCGCCCTCTCGAAGAACGAAGGCAACTTCTTCACCACCTTCGAGTGGACCGCCAACGGCACCCCGCCGGTCTTCGGCATAGCCGTCCTGGCCTTCGGCACCGTGGTCAGCTCGGTCATCGCGATGCTCATCGCGGTCCCGGTCGCCATCGGCATCGCGCTCTTCATCTCGCACTACGCGCCCCGCCGGCTGGCCACCCCGCTGTCCTACGTGATCGACCTGCTCGCCGCCGTGCCGTCCATCGTCTACGGCCTCTGGGGCGCCCTCTTCCTGGTGCCCCACCTCGGCGGCCTCTACAGCTGGCTCGACGACTACCTCGGCTGGACCGGGATCTTCGCGTACCACGACGGCGCCGCCCGCTCCCTCTTCACCATCGGCATCCTGCTGGCGATCATGATCCTGCCGATCGTCACCAGCGTCAGCCGCGAGGTCTTCCTCCAGACCCCGAAGATGAACGAGGAGGCCGCGCTCGCGCTCGGCGCGACCCGCTGGGAAGTCATCCGGATGGCCGTCCTCCCGTTCGGCCGTTCCGGTGTCATCAGCGCCTCGATGCTGGGCCTCGGCCGCGCGCTCGGCGAGACCATGGCCGTCGCGACGGTCCTCTCCCCCAGCTTCGAGATCGGCAAGAGCCTGCTGGACCCCGGCGGCGGAACGTTTGCGCAGAACATCGCCAGCAGCTTCAAGGAGTCCGGTGAGATCGGCAAGGACGCCCTGATCGCCTCCGGTCTGGTGCTCTTCGTCCTCACCCTGCTGGTCAACGGCGCCGCCCGCCTGATCATCGCGCGCCGCAAGGAGTACACGGCATGA
- a CDS encoding PP2C family protein-serine/threonine phosphatase, which yields MPVPAPRPAEPSATPPDAGLTLLVIESDPAGPLSVPEITGMSGAVGGPVAKPFRVRTARNLTEAERLLTDDVDCVLLDLTTPPADGTDELAALHEVLRLAPRHAVLALTAEADAERAAEAVRAGAQDYLFREELDGRVLGRAIRYAIARKRADLTQRQLTESRLRAQENARLERGLLPTPLLAGSGLRFAARYRPGRSRALLGGDFYDAVRTPDGTVHAMIGDVSGHGPDEAALGVELRIAWRALTFAGLCGDELLATLQQVLEHERADEETFATLCAVDISPDGRRAGLSLAGHPAPLFAVPGQAPRLLPQDDGGPALGLLRRARWPRTQVELGGHWSLMMYTDGLIEGKIGAGSERLGQDGMVELITRQVKDGLRGEALLEAAVARVQELNGGELTDDLAVLLLDRGDRGAGRDGRVEGGGLRVIPAQASASTSALSDLQV from the coding sequence ATGCCCGTACCCGCGCCGAGGCCCGCGGAGCCCTCCGCGACGCCGCCCGACGCCGGGCTGACCCTCCTGGTGATCGAGAGTGATCCCGCCGGACCGCTGTCGGTCCCGGAGATCACCGGCATGTCCGGGGCCGTGGGCGGTCCCGTGGCCAAGCCCTTCCGCGTCCGCACGGCCCGCAACCTCACCGAGGCGGAGCGGCTGCTCACCGACGACGTCGACTGCGTCCTCCTCGACCTCACCACGCCGCCCGCCGACGGCACGGACGAGCTGGCCGCCCTGCACGAGGTGCTGCGGCTGGCCCCGCGCCACGCCGTACTCGCCCTGACGGCGGAGGCCGACGCCGAACGCGCCGCGGAGGCCGTGCGCGCCGGGGCGCAGGACTACCTCTTCCGCGAGGAGCTCGACGGCCGGGTGCTCGGCCGCGCCATCCGCTACGCCATCGCGCGCAAGCGCGCCGACCTCACCCAGCGGCAGCTCACCGAATCCCGGCTGCGCGCCCAGGAGAACGCCCGGCTGGAGCGCGGCCTGCTGCCGACCCCGCTGCTGGCGGGCTCCGGCCTGCGCTTCGCCGCCCGTTACCGGCCGGGCCGCAGCCGCGCCCTGCTCGGCGGCGACTTCTACGACGCCGTGCGGACGCCCGACGGCACCGTGCACGCGATGATCGGTGACGTCAGCGGGCACGGCCCGGACGAGGCCGCGCTCGGCGTCGAACTGCGCATAGCGTGGCGGGCGTTGACCTTCGCCGGGCTCTGCGGCGACGAGCTGCTCGCCACCTTGCAGCAGGTCCTGGAGCACGAGCGGGCGGACGAGGAGACCTTCGCGACGCTCTGCGCCGTCGACATCTCGCCGGACGGGCGGCGGGCCGGGCTGAGCCTGGCCGGGCACCCCGCCCCGCTGTTCGCCGTTCCCGGGCAGGCGCCCCGGCTGCTGCCGCAGGACGACGGCGGCCCGGCGCTCGGCCTGCTCCGGCGCGCCCGCTGGCCGCGCACCCAGGTCGAACTCGGCGGCCACTGGAGTCTGATGATGTACACGGACGGCCTGATCGAGGGGAAGATCGGGGCCGGTTCCGAGCGCCTCGGCCAGGACGGCATGGTCGAATTGATCACCCGTCAGGTGAAGGACGGGCTCCGGGGCGAGGCGCTGCTGGAGGCCGCGGTGGCGCGGGTCCAGGAGCTCAACGGCGGGGAGCTGACGGACGATCTGGCGGTGCTGCTGCTGGATCGGGGCGACCGGGGTGCCGGCCGGGACGGGCGGGTCGAGGGTGGTGGGCTGCGGGTGATTCCGGCGCAGGCGTCGGCGTCGACGTCGGCGCTGTCGGATCTCCAGGTCTGA
- a CDS encoding DUF2516 family protein produces MLVEGFNEVMSWVSVGLLAFALCAFVNAAVHREDAYRAADKQSKAFWLIILGVAAAVNLFMGVFGFLPILGLIATIVYVVDVRPALKHASGGRGPRRGGSSSDGPYGPYNGRR; encoded by the coding sequence GTGCTGGTAGAAGGCTTCAACGAGGTCATGTCCTGGGTGTCCGTCGGCCTGCTCGCCTTCGCCCTGTGCGCGTTCGTCAACGCCGCGGTCCACCGCGAGGACGCCTACCGCGCGGCGGACAAGCAGTCCAAGGCCTTCTGGCTGATCATCCTGGGCGTGGCGGCCGCGGTGAACCTCTTCATGGGCGTCTTCGGCTTCCTGCCGATCCTCGGACTGATCGCCACGATCGTCTACGTGGTGGACGTCCGCCCCGCCCTCAAGCACGCCTCGGGCGGGCGCGGGCCGCGACGCGGCGGCTCCAGCTCGGACGGGCCGTACGGCCCGTACAACGGCCGGCGGTAG